The Camelina sativa cultivar DH55 chromosome 14, Cs, whole genome shotgun sequence genome includes a window with the following:
- the LOC104740387 gene encoding protein SRG1, protein MEAKGAVQWSSILVPSVQEMVKEKMITNVPSRYVRSDEDKTEVADDSGLNIEIPIIDMNRLCSPTIMDSEVEKLDFACKEWGFFQLVNHGIDSSFLDKTKLEIQDFFNLPMEAKKKFWQQPNEIEGFGQAFVVSEDQKLDWADLFYHTVKPVELRKPHLFPKLPLPFRDTLEKYSGEVQNIANILTVKMARALEIKPEEMEKFFNNVDSIQAMRMNYYPPCPQPDQVIGLTPHSDSVGLTILMQVNEVEGLQIKNDGKWIPVKPLPNAFIVNIGDILEIITNGTYRSIEHRGVVNAEKERLSIATFHNPGMYREFGPAKSLVERQKVAKFKRLTMKEFNDGLFSRTLDGKTYLDALRI, encoded by the exons ATGGAAGCAAAAGGAGCAGTGCAGTGGAGCTCTATTTTAGTTCCTTCTGTTCAAGAGATGGTTAAGGAGAAGATGATCACGAACGTTCCTTCCAGGTATGTCCGGTCTGATGAAGACAAAACTGAAGTCGCCGATGACTCTGGTCTGAATATCGAGATCCCAATCATTGACATGAATCGTTTATGTTCTCCGACCATCATGGACTCTGAGGTTGAAAAACTCGACTTTGCTTGCAAAGAGTGGGGATTCTTTCAG CTTGTAAACCATGGGATAGACTCAAGTTTCTTGGACAAAACAAAGTTGGAGATTCAAGATTTCTTCAACCTTCCCAtggaagcaaagaagaagttctGGCAGCAACCAAATGAGATCGAAGGCTTCGGACAAGCTTTTGTGGTTTCAGAAGATCAGAAACTCGATTGGGCAGACTTGTTCTACCATACAGTGAAACCTGTTGAACTACGCAAACCTCACTTGTTCCCCAAGTTACCTCTTCCCTTTAG AGATACATTGGAGAAGTATTCTGGTGAAGTACAGAACATTGCAAATATCTTGACAGTGAAAATGGCGAGAGCCCTAGAGATCAAACCAGAGGAAATGgaaaagttttttaataatgtcGATTCAATCCAAGCTATGAGGATGAATTACTACCCACCGTGTCCACAACCCGATCAGGTTATCGGTCTAACTCCGCATTCTGATTCGGTCGGACTCACCATACTGATGCAGGTGAACGAAGTTGAAGGTCTCCAAATCAAGAATGATGGGAAATGGATTCCTGTTAAACCTCTCCCAAATGCTTTCATTGTCAACATTGGAGACATCTTAGAG ATCATAACGAATGGGACATACAGAAGCATAGAGCATCGTGGGGTTGTGAATGCAGAGAAAGAGAGGCTCTCTATTGCAACGTTTCACAATCCGGGAATGTATAGAGAATTTGGCCCCGCGAAAAGTCTCGTTGAAAGGCAAAAGGTTGCAAAATTCAAAAGGCTGACCATGAAAGAATTTAATGATGGCCTGTTCTCTCGTACGCTCGACGGAAAAACTTATCTCGATGCTTTAAGAATCTAA
- the LOC104740390 gene encoding uncharacterized protein LOC104740390 isoform X2: MAGDCAINTEKYSLLEDFNVDVQVQNQGFESFSLCFWVYLLDSTTYPSTIIRQVHSDMSVSAPFLVLDDKKKLMLLPLTLLHKEAPDPVNISSWTEVPNVSTTAEFPLQKWVHVGCEVSRNYMRLHICGELAGEQVLTSLMTNGTYFDCTRKMSLFSVGGDGYSVQGFIHCAEVLPSYVPANYHYKKDPPLLLSVDKPSTSEIKLDEDGVWSIVGGTFCSLDVVLTNAIGQPVHKDVKVVASLLYADSGTPVEKMSGFEAPLLVSYEGVEFSAADKPCNLLNGCASFNLKISEVLSPMSDERLFCIKFEIPEVKSCYPFLETVTNQIRCMLRNRESVTPKRSNHIDYTLDGREQKLASRNGTPDILHSTSYMKRIRLGEDKVSESKFQNGNGTSMEWRPQAQNHEEEEDNSSTDSENTKIKDSTGFRRYTIPDSMIFRYCLSNLTERSLLLKEITNNSSDEEVSEFADQVSLYSGCSHHSYQIKMARKLIAEGTNAWILISRNYQHVHWDNVVIEIEEHFMRIAKCSSRSLSHQDFELLRRICGCHEYITQENFEKMWCWLFPVATAISRGLINGMWRSATPKWIEGFVTKEEAERSLQNQEPGTFILRFPGSRSWPHPDAGSLVVTYVGHDLVIHHRLLAIDHMCDSSERYTDAKPLQDMLLAEPELSRLGRVVRGI; the protein is encoded by the exons ATGGCGGGTGATTGTGCGATTAACACCGAGAAATACTCTCTCTTGGAGGATTTTAATGTCGATGTTCAAGTCCAAAACCAAGGTTTTgagtctttctctctttgtttctggGTTTATCTCTTAGATTCCACCACTTACCCTTCTACAATCATCAGACAG GTTCACTCAGACATGAGTGTTAGTGCACCTTTCCTTGTTCTAGATGACAAAAAGAAGTTGATGCTTTTGCCATTGACTCTCCTTCACAAGGAAGCTCCTGATCCTGTCAACATTTCTTCTTGGACCGAAGTTCCTAATGTTTCTACAACAGCTGAGTTTCCCCTTCAGAAATGGGTTCATGTGGGCTGTGAG GTTTCCAGAAACTACATGCGCCTTCATATATGTGGAGAGTTAGCAGGAGAGCAAGTCTTGACTTCCCTGATGACCAATGGCACATATTTTGATTGCACACGAAAGATGTCGCTATTTAGTGTTGGTGGAGATGGTTATAGTGTTCAGGGTTTCATTCACTGCGCAGAAGTCTTGCCTTCTTATGTCCCTGCAAATTATCACTACAAAAAG GACCCACCTTTGTTGTTATCTGTTGACAAGCCATCTACATCTGAAATCAAATTAGATGAAGATGGTGTTTGGAGTATTGTTGGCGGAACTTTTTGTTCCTTGGATGTTGTTTTAACCAATGCTATTGGACAGCCTGTGCACAAGGATGTGAAG GTTGTGGCTTCTCTACTGTATGCTGATAGTGGGACGCCTGTTGAGAAGATGAGTGGCTTTGAGGCTCCCCTTTTGGTAAGCTATGAAGGAGTTGAATTCTCAGCTGCAGATAAGCCGTGCAACTTATTGAACGGATGTGCTTCTTTCAATCTCAAAATATCTGAGGTG ctttCTCCCATGAGTGATGAGAGGTTGTTCTGCATCAAATTCGAAATACCAGAAGTGAAGTCTTGTTATCCTTTTCTGGAAACTGTTACCAACCAAATCCGTTGCATGTTGAGGAACCGTGAGTCTGTTACCCCTAAAAGGTCGAACCACATTGATTATACATTAGATGGAAGAGAACAAAAACTTGCTTCAAGAAATGGAACACCAGATATTCTACACAGCACTTCCTATATGAAACGTATCAGATTAGGTGAAGACAAGGTTTCTGAGAGTAAG TTTCAAAATGGAAATGGTACCAGTATGGAATGGAGACCTCAGGCTCAGaaccatgaagaagaagaagataactctTCAACTGATTctgaaaacaccaaaattaaAGACTCGACTG GTTTCAGGAGATATACAATCCCAGACTCGATGATTTTCAGATACTGCCTCTCTAACTTAACAGAGAGATCTCTTCTTCTGAAGGAAATCACAAACAATTCATCAGATGAAGAAGTCTCGGAATTTGCAGATCAAGTTTCTCTCTATTCTGGATGCTCCCACCAcag CTATCAAATCAAAATGGCAAGAAAACTGATAGCAGAAGGAACAAATGCGTGGATTCTGATCTCTCGGAACTATCAACATGTTCATTGGGATAATGTGGTaattgagattgaagaacaTTTCATGAGAATAGCTAAATGCAGCAGTAGATCTCTCTCTCACCAG GATTTTGAGCTTCTAAGGAGAATATGTGGATGCCATGAGTACATAACTCaagaaaattttgagaaaatgtgGTGTTGGTTGTTCCCTGTTGCTACGGCTATATCCAGGGGATTGATCAATGGAATGTGGCGCTCTGCTACGCCTAAATGGATAGAAGGGTTTGTGACTAAAGAAGAGGCAGAACGTTCACTTCAAAATCAAGAACCGGGCACTTTCATTCTCAGGTTTCCTGGTTCAAGAAGCTGGCCACATCCTGATGCTGGTTCCTTGGTTGTGACTTATGTCGGTCATGATTTAGTTATTCATCATAGATTACTCGCAATCGATCACATGTGCGA TTCTAGTGAAAGGTATACAGATGCAAAACCGTTGCAAGATATGCTTCTGGCGGAACCTGAGCTATCTCGGCTTGGAAg GGTCGTAAGAGGCATTTGA
- the LOC104740390 gene encoding uncharacterized protein LOC104740390 isoform X3, protein MAGDCAINTEKYSLLEDFNVDVQVQNQGFESFSLCFWVYLLDSTTYPSTIIRQVHSDMSVSAPFLVLDDKKKLMLLPLTLLHKEAPDPVNISSWTEVPNVSTTAEFPLQKWVHVGCEVSRNYMRLHICGELAGEQVLTSLMTNGTYFDCTRKMSLFSVGGDGYSVQGFIHCAEVLPSYVPANYHYKKDPPLLLSVDKPSTSEIKLDEDGVWSIVGGTFCSLDVVLTNAIGQPVHKDVKVVASLLYADSGTPVEKMSGFEAPLLVSYEGVEFSAADKPCNLLNGCASFNLKISELSPMSDERLFCIKFEIPEVKSCYPFLETVTNQIRCMLRNRESVTPKRSNHIDYTLDGREQKLASRNGTPDILHSTSYMKRIRLGEDKVSESKFQNGNGTSMEWRPQAQNHEEEEDNSSTDSENTKIKDSTGFRRYTIPDSMIFRYCLSNLTERSLLLKEITNNSSDEEVSEFADQVSLYSGCSHHSYQIKMARKLIAEGTNAWILISRNYQHVHWDNVVIEIEEHFMRIAKCSSRSLSHQDFELLRRICGCHEYITQENFEKMWCWLFPVATAISRGLINGMWRSATPKWIEGFVTKEEAERSLQNQEPGTFILRFPGSRSWPHPDAGSLVVTYVGHDLVIHHRLLAIDHMCDSSERYTDAKPLQDMLLAEPELSRLGRVVRGI, encoded by the exons ATGGCGGGTGATTGTGCGATTAACACCGAGAAATACTCTCTCTTGGAGGATTTTAATGTCGATGTTCAAGTCCAAAACCAAGGTTTTgagtctttctctctttgtttctggGTTTATCTCTTAGATTCCACCACTTACCCTTCTACAATCATCAGACAG GTTCACTCAGACATGAGTGTTAGTGCACCTTTCCTTGTTCTAGATGACAAAAAGAAGTTGATGCTTTTGCCATTGACTCTCCTTCACAAGGAAGCTCCTGATCCTGTCAACATTTCTTCTTGGACCGAAGTTCCTAATGTTTCTACAACAGCTGAGTTTCCCCTTCAGAAATGGGTTCATGTGGGCTGTGAG GTTTCCAGAAACTACATGCGCCTTCATATATGTGGAGAGTTAGCAGGAGAGCAAGTCTTGACTTCCCTGATGACCAATGGCACATATTTTGATTGCACACGAAAGATGTCGCTATTTAGTGTTGGTGGAGATGGTTATAGTGTTCAGGGTTTCATTCACTGCGCAGAAGTCTTGCCTTCTTATGTCCCTGCAAATTATCACTACAAAAAG GACCCACCTTTGTTGTTATCTGTTGACAAGCCATCTACATCTGAAATCAAATTAGATGAAGATGGTGTTTGGAGTATTGTTGGCGGAACTTTTTGTTCCTTGGATGTTGTTTTAACCAATGCTATTGGACAGCCTGTGCACAAGGATGTGAAG GTTGTGGCTTCTCTACTGTATGCTGATAGTGGGACGCCTGTTGAGAAGATGAGTGGCTTTGAGGCTCCCCTTTTGGTAAGCTATGAAGGAGTTGAATTCTCAGCTGCAGATAAGCCGTGCAACTTATTGAACGGATGTGCTTCTTTCAATCTCAAAATATCTGAG ctttCTCCCATGAGTGATGAGAGGTTGTTCTGCATCAAATTCGAAATACCAGAAGTGAAGTCTTGTTATCCTTTTCTGGAAACTGTTACCAACCAAATCCGTTGCATGTTGAGGAACCGTGAGTCTGTTACCCCTAAAAGGTCGAACCACATTGATTATACATTAGATGGAAGAGAACAAAAACTTGCTTCAAGAAATGGAACACCAGATATTCTACACAGCACTTCCTATATGAAACGTATCAGATTAGGTGAAGACAAGGTTTCTGAGAGTAAG TTTCAAAATGGAAATGGTACCAGTATGGAATGGAGACCTCAGGCTCAGaaccatgaagaagaagaagataactctTCAACTGATTctgaaaacaccaaaattaaAGACTCGACTGGTTTCAGGAGATATACAATCCCAGACTCGATGATTTTCAGATACTGCCTCTCTAACTTAACAGAGAGATCTCTTCTTCTGAAGGAAATCACAAACAATTCATCAGATGAAGAAGTCTCGGAATTTGCAGATCAAGTTTCTCTCTATTCTGGATGCTCCCACCAcag CTATCAAATCAAAATGGCAAGAAAACTGATAGCAGAAGGAACAAATGCGTGGATTCTGATCTCTCGGAACTATCAACATGTTCATTGGGATAATGTGGTaattgagattgaagaacaTTTCATGAGAATAGCTAAATGCAGCAGTAGATCTCTCTCTCACCAG GATTTTGAGCTTCTAAGGAGAATATGTGGATGCCATGAGTACATAACTCaagaaaattttgagaaaatgtgGTGTTGGTTGTTCCCTGTTGCTACGGCTATATCCAGGGGATTGATCAATGGAATGTGGCGCTCTGCTACGCCTAAATGGATAGAAGGGTTTGTGACTAAAGAAGAGGCAGAACGTTCACTTCAAAATCAAGAACCGGGCACTTTCATTCTCAG GTTTCCTGGTTCAAGAAGCTGGCCACATCCTGATGCTGGTTCCTTGGTTGTGACTTATGTCGGTCATGATTTAGTTATTCATCATAGATTACTCGCAATCGATCACATGTGCGA TTCTAGTGAAAGGTATACAGATGCAAAACCGTTGCAAGATATGCTTCTGGCGGAACCTGAGCTATCTCGGCTTGGAAg GGTCGTAAGAGGCATTTGA
- the LOC104740389 gene encoding uncharacterized protein LOC104740389 — MDKPNPWQFWMIMLKSGNMDTLAAICPENGKKAKPFPQTGRFPCFGKGCMNMPSMHHEQTRFVDKQGHHMSGSFYGTWDLDNDRKDPVGNNSYYKVKWEKKIGGNESWVFHHLLKTSSKYPWLMLYLRADASRGFSGGYHYDTRGMMKMTLKSPDFKVRFKLEILKGGGSGSQFYLMDMGSCWKNDGRYCDGDVTTDVTRYSEMIINPESTPVCNPNRIGACPPYHAFPNGTKIHRTETEKFPYEAYHYYCVPGNARFAEKPYDVCDPYSNPQPQEIMQILPHPVWEQFGYPTKKGQGWIGDPRTWELDVGKLSQSLHFYQDPGTKPVERHWSSIDLGTEIYMSQNQIAEWTVTDFDIVIPNAGI; from the exons ATGGACAAGCCAAACCCATGGCAGTTCTGGATGATAATGCTGAAGAGCGGTAATATGGATACCTTAGCCGCGATTTGTCCTGAAAACGGGAAAAAGGCAAAACCATTTCCTCAGACCGGGAGGTTTCCATGTTTCGGAAAAGGATGTATGAACATGCCATCGATGCATCATGAGCAGACAAGGTTTGTGGATAAACAAGGTCATCATATGAGTGGGAGTTTTTACGGGACTTGGGACTTGGATAATGACCGAAAAGATCCGGTTGGTAATAATTCGTATTATAAAGTGAaatgggagaagaagattggtgGGAATGAGAGTTGGGTTTTTCATCATTTGTTAAAGACTTCGTCTAAGTATCCATGGTTGATGCTTTATCTACGAGCTGATGCTTCTCGAGGTTTCTCTGGTGGTTATCATTACGACACTAGAGGAATGATGAAGATG ACACTGAAATCGCCGGACTTCAAAGTTAGATTCAAGCTGGAGATTCTAAAAGGAGGCGGTTCAGGGAGCCAGTTCTACCTAATGGACATGGGAAGCTGCTGGAAAAACGACGGCAGGTACTGCGACGGCGACGTCACAACCGACGTCACGAGGTACAGCGAGATGATAATCAACCCGGAGTCGACCCCTGTATGTAACCCCAACCGCATAGGGGCTTGTCCGCCGTATCACGCGTTTCCAAACGGGACAAAAATTCACAGGACGGAGACTGAGAAGTTCCCTTACGAAGCGTATCACTACTACTGCGTTCCGGGAAACGCGCGTTTCGCGGAAAAGCCGTACGATGTATGTGATCCGTACAGCAATCCACAGCCGCAAGAGATTATGCAGATCTTGCCTCATCCGGTGTGGGAACAGTTTGGGTATCCGACAAAGAAAGGACAAGGTTGGATTGGAGATCCAAGAACTTGGGAACTTGATGTCGGGAAACTCTCTCAATCACTCCACTTCTACCAG gatCCAGGGACGAAACCGGTGGAGAGACATTGGTCGTCAATAGATTTAGGAACAGAGATATATATGAGCCAGAATCAAATTGCTGAATGGACTGTTACTGATTTCGACATTGTTATACCAAATGCaggtatttaa
- the LOC104740390 gene encoding uncharacterized protein LOC104740390 isoform X4 has protein sequence MAGDCAINTEKYSLLEDFNVDVQVQNQGFESFSLCFWVYLLDSTTYPSTIIRQVHSDMSVSAPFLVLDDKKKLMLLPLTLLHKEAPDPVNISSWTEVPNVSTTAEFPLQKWVHVGCEVSRNYMRLHICGELAGEQVLTSLMTNGTYFDCTRKMSLFSVGGDGYSVQGFIHCAEVLPSYVPANYHYKKDPPLLLSVDKPSTSEIKLDEDGVWSIVGGTFCSLDVVLTNAIGQPVHKDVKVVASLLYADSGTPVEKMSGFEAPLLVSYEGVEFSAADKPCNLLNGCASFNLKISELSPMSDERLFCIKFEIPEVKSCYPFLETVTNQIRCMLRNRESVTPKRSNHIDYTLDGREQKLASRNGTPDILHSTSYMKRIRLGEDKVSESKVHNPISLRYFQNGNGTSMEWRPQAQNHEEEEDNSSTDSENTKIKDSTGFRRYTIPDSMIFRYCLSNLTERSLLLKEITNNSSDEEVSEFADQVSLYSGCSHHSYQIKMARKLIAEGTNAWILISRNYQHVHWDNVVIEIEEHFMRIAKCSSRSLSHQDFELLRRICGCHEYITQENFEKMWCWLFPVATAISRGLINGMWRSATPKWIEGFVTKEEAERSLQNQEPGTFILRFPGSRSWPHPDAGSLVVTYVGHDLVIHHRLLAIDHMCDSSERYTDAKPLQDMLLAEPELSRLGR, from the exons ATGGCGGGTGATTGTGCGATTAACACCGAGAAATACTCTCTCTTGGAGGATTTTAATGTCGATGTTCAAGTCCAAAACCAAGGTTTTgagtctttctctctttgtttctggGTTTATCTCTTAGATTCCACCACTTACCCTTCTACAATCATCAGACAG GTTCACTCAGACATGAGTGTTAGTGCACCTTTCCTTGTTCTAGATGACAAAAAGAAGTTGATGCTTTTGCCATTGACTCTCCTTCACAAGGAAGCTCCTGATCCTGTCAACATTTCTTCTTGGACCGAAGTTCCTAATGTTTCTACAACAGCTGAGTTTCCCCTTCAGAAATGGGTTCATGTGGGCTGTGAG GTTTCCAGAAACTACATGCGCCTTCATATATGTGGAGAGTTAGCAGGAGAGCAAGTCTTGACTTCCCTGATGACCAATGGCACATATTTTGATTGCACACGAAAGATGTCGCTATTTAGTGTTGGTGGAGATGGTTATAGTGTTCAGGGTTTCATTCACTGCGCAGAAGTCTTGCCTTCTTATGTCCCTGCAAATTATCACTACAAAAAG GACCCACCTTTGTTGTTATCTGTTGACAAGCCATCTACATCTGAAATCAAATTAGATGAAGATGGTGTTTGGAGTATTGTTGGCGGAACTTTTTGTTCCTTGGATGTTGTTTTAACCAATGCTATTGGACAGCCTGTGCACAAGGATGTGAAG GTTGTGGCTTCTCTACTGTATGCTGATAGTGGGACGCCTGTTGAGAAGATGAGTGGCTTTGAGGCTCCCCTTTTGGTAAGCTATGAAGGAGTTGAATTCTCAGCTGCAGATAAGCCGTGCAACTTATTGAACGGATGTGCTTCTTTCAATCTCAAAATATCTGAG ctttCTCCCATGAGTGATGAGAGGTTGTTCTGCATCAAATTCGAAATACCAGAAGTGAAGTCTTGTTATCCTTTTCTGGAAACTGTTACCAACCAAATCCGTTGCATGTTGAGGAACCGTGAGTCTGTTACCCCTAAAAGGTCGAACCACATTGATTATACATTAGATGGAAGAGAACAAAAACTTGCTTCAAGAAATGGAACACCAGATATTCTACACAGCACTTCCTATATGAAACGTATCAGATTAGGTGAAGACAAGGTTTCTGAGAGTAAGGTACATAATCCAATCTCTCTGCGTTAC TTTCAAAATGGAAATGGTACCAGTATGGAATGGAGACCTCAGGCTCAGaaccatgaagaagaagaagataactctTCAACTGATTctgaaaacaccaaaattaaAGACTCGACTGGTTTCAGGAGATATACAATCCCAGACTCGATGATTTTCAGATACTGCCTCTCTAACTTAACAGAGAGATCTCTTCTTCTGAAGGAAATCACAAACAATTCATCAGATGAAGAAGTCTCGGAATTTGCAGATCAAGTTTCTCTCTATTCTGGATGCTCCCACCAcag CTATCAAATCAAAATGGCAAGAAAACTGATAGCAGAAGGAACAAATGCGTGGATTCTGATCTCTCGGAACTATCAACATGTTCATTGGGATAATGTGGTaattgagattgaagaacaTTTCATGAGAATAGCTAAATGCAGCAGTAGATCTCTCTCTCACCAG GATTTTGAGCTTCTAAGGAGAATATGTGGATGCCATGAGTACATAACTCaagaaaattttgagaaaatgtgGTGTTGGTTGTTCCCTGTTGCTACGGCTATATCCAGGGGATTGATCAATGGAATGTGGCGCTCTGCTACGCCTAAATGGATAGAAGGGTTTGTGACTAAAGAAGAGGCAGAACGTTCACTTCAAAATCAAGAACCGGGCACTTTCATTCTCAGGTTTCCTGGTTCAAGAAGCTGGCCACATCCTGATGCTGGTTCCTTGGTTGTGACTTATGTCGGTCATGATTTAGTTATTCATCATAGATTACTCGCAATCGATCACATGTGCGA TTCTAGTGAAAGGTATACAGATGCAAAACCGTTGCAAGATATGCTTCTGGCGGAACCTGAGCTATCTCGGCTTGGAAggtga
- the LOC104740390 gene encoding uncharacterized protein LOC104740390 isoform X1, protein MAGDCAINTEKYSLLEDFNVDVQVQNQGFESFSLCFWVYLLDSTTYPSTIIRQVHSDMSVSAPFLVLDDKKKLMLLPLTLLHKEAPDPVNISSWTEVPNVSTTAEFPLQKWVHVGCEVSRNYMRLHICGELAGEQVLTSLMTNGTYFDCTRKMSLFSVGGDGYSVQGFIHCAEVLPSYVPANYHYKKDPPLLLSVDKPSTSEIKLDEDGVWSIVGGTFCSLDVVLTNAIGQPVHKDVKVVASLLYADSGTPVEKMSGFEAPLLVSYEGVEFSAADKPCNLLNGCASFNLKISEVLSPMSDERLFCIKFEIPEVKSCYPFLETVTNQIRCMLRNRESVTPKRSNHIDYTLDGREQKLASRNGTPDILHSTSYMKRIRLGEDKVSESKFQNGNGTSMEWRPQAQNHEEEEDNSSTDSENTKIKDSTGFRRYTIPDSMIFRYCLSNLTERSLLLKEITNNSSDEEVSEFADQVSLYSGCSHHSYQIKMARKLIAEGTNAWILISRNYQHVHWDNVVIEIEEHFMRIAKCSSRSLSHQDFELLRRICGCHEYITQENFEKMWCWLFPVATAISRGLINGMWRSATPKWIEGFVTKEEAERSLQNQEPGTFILRFPGSRSWPHPDAGSLVVTYVGHDLVIHHRLLAIDHMCDSSERYTDAKPLQDMLLAEPELSRLGRVVRGI, encoded by the exons ATGGCGGGTGATTGTGCGATTAACACCGAGAAATACTCTCTCTTGGAGGATTTTAATGTCGATGTTCAAGTCCAAAACCAAGGTTTTgagtctttctctctttgtttctggGTTTATCTCTTAGATTCCACCACTTACCCTTCTACAATCATCAGACAG GTTCACTCAGACATGAGTGTTAGTGCACCTTTCCTTGTTCTAGATGACAAAAAGAAGTTGATGCTTTTGCCATTGACTCTCCTTCACAAGGAAGCTCCTGATCCTGTCAACATTTCTTCTTGGACCGAAGTTCCTAATGTTTCTACAACAGCTGAGTTTCCCCTTCAGAAATGGGTTCATGTGGGCTGTGAG GTTTCCAGAAACTACATGCGCCTTCATATATGTGGAGAGTTAGCAGGAGAGCAAGTCTTGACTTCCCTGATGACCAATGGCACATATTTTGATTGCACACGAAAGATGTCGCTATTTAGTGTTGGTGGAGATGGTTATAGTGTTCAGGGTTTCATTCACTGCGCAGAAGTCTTGCCTTCTTATGTCCCTGCAAATTATCACTACAAAAAG GACCCACCTTTGTTGTTATCTGTTGACAAGCCATCTACATCTGAAATCAAATTAGATGAAGATGGTGTTTGGAGTATTGTTGGCGGAACTTTTTGTTCCTTGGATGTTGTTTTAACCAATGCTATTGGACAGCCTGTGCACAAGGATGTGAAG GTTGTGGCTTCTCTACTGTATGCTGATAGTGGGACGCCTGTTGAGAAGATGAGTGGCTTTGAGGCTCCCCTTTTGGTAAGCTATGAAGGAGTTGAATTCTCAGCTGCAGATAAGCCGTGCAACTTATTGAACGGATGTGCTTCTTTCAATCTCAAAATATCTGAGGTG ctttCTCCCATGAGTGATGAGAGGTTGTTCTGCATCAAATTCGAAATACCAGAAGTGAAGTCTTGTTATCCTTTTCTGGAAACTGTTACCAACCAAATCCGTTGCATGTTGAGGAACCGTGAGTCTGTTACCCCTAAAAGGTCGAACCACATTGATTATACATTAGATGGAAGAGAACAAAAACTTGCTTCAAGAAATGGAACACCAGATATTCTACACAGCACTTCCTATATGAAACGTATCAGATTAGGTGAAGACAAGGTTTCTGAGAGTAAG TTTCAAAATGGAAATGGTACCAGTATGGAATGGAGACCTCAGGCTCAGaaccatgaagaagaagaagataactctTCAACTGATTctgaaaacaccaaaattaaAGACTCGACTGGTTTCAGGAGATATACAATCCCAGACTCGATGATTTTCAGATACTGCCTCTCTAACTTAACAGAGAGATCTCTTCTTCTGAAGGAAATCACAAACAATTCATCAGATGAAGAAGTCTCGGAATTTGCAGATCAAGTTTCTCTCTATTCTGGATGCTCCCACCAcag CTATCAAATCAAAATGGCAAGAAAACTGATAGCAGAAGGAACAAATGCGTGGATTCTGATCTCTCGGAACTATCAACATGTTCATTGGGATAATGTGGTaattgagattgaagaacaTTTCATGAGAATAGCTAAATGCAGCAGTAGATCTCTCTCTCACCAG GATTTTGAGCTTCTAAGGAGAATATGTGGATGCCATGAGTACATAACTCaagaaaattttgagaaaatgtgGTGTTGGTTGTTCCCTGTTGCTACGGCTATATCCAGGGGATTGATCAATGGAATGTGGCGCTCTGCTACGCCTAAATGGATAGAAGGGTTTGTGACTAAAGAAGAGGCAGAACGTTCACTTCAAAATCAAGAACCGGGCACTTTCATTCTCAG GTTTCCTGGTTCAAGAAGCTGGCCACATCCTGATGCTGGTTCCTTGGTTGTGACTTATGTCGGTCATGATTTAGTTATTCATCATAGATTACTCGCAATCGATCACATGTGCGA TTCTAGTGAAAGGTATACAGATGCAAAACCGTTGCAAGATATGCTTCTGGCGGAACCTGAGCTATCTCGGCTTGGAAg GGTCGTAAGAGGCATTTGA